In Pseudovibrio brasiliensis, the following are encoded in one genomic region:
- a CDS encoding ABC transporter permease encodes MIRFEPRSNVSSLFALALPIVAGITALALAAIPIAAAGGEVFAAYGHIFKGAFGSKFALSELLARATPLIFTGLAVSVAFRAKLWNIGAEGQLYVGALAAVAVGSGAISAPAYIMIPLIMLAGMIAGGTLMLAPTLLKTRLGADEVVTTLLLNFVVLLFVQMMLEGPMKDPMGMGWPQSEPMTSAATLPKMFPRMRIHWGLVIALVSAIVIYIMMKRSVWGFEIRATGENVSAAKHAGIPVTSTFIKVGLISGALAGLAGVSEVAGLKGYLTSDISPGFGYTGVVVAMLAGLSPVGVVIAAVFIAAVFVGADSMSRAMGVSSYIADLVVAMSLICVLISSLFVRFKIRFVQPKKTPLAAKGEA; translated from the coding sequence ATGATCCGGTTTGAACCTCGCAGCAATGTCTCTTCTCTTTTCGCTCTGGCCCTGCCGATTGTCGCTGGAATCACCGCGCTCGCGCTCGCGGCGATCCCCATTGCAGCAGCAGGGGGAGAAGTTTTCGCCGCCTATGGGCATATCTTTAAGGGGGCATTCGGCTCCAAGTTCGCATTATCTGAGCTTCTGGCCCGTGCCACCCCGCTCATTTTCACTGGTCTTGCTGTTAGCGTCGCCTTCAGAGCCAAGCTCTGGAACATCGGAGCAGAAGGTCAGCTCTATGTGGGCGCACTCGCTGCTGTCGCAGTTGGCTCCGGTGCCATCTCAGCCCCTGCTTACATCATGATCCCGTTGATCATGCTGGCAGGTATGATCGCAGGCGGCACGCTGATGCTTGCCCCAACCCTGCTGAAAACACGCCTTGGAGCAGATGAAGTCGTCACCACCTTGCTGCTCAACTTCGTGGTTCTGCTGTTTGTGCAGATGATGCTGGAAGGCCCGATGAAAGACCCAATGGGCATGGGCTGGCCGCAGTCAGAACCAATGACCAGCGCCGCTACATTGCCGAAGATGTTTCCTCGCATGCGCATCCACTGGGGCCTTGTCATCGCGCTGGTTTCCGCGATTGTAATCTACATCATGATGAAACGCAGCGTCTGGGGTTTTGAAATCCGCGCAACGGGTGAAAACGTCTCCGCCGCAAAACACGCAGGCATTCCAGTCACATCCACCTTCATCAAGGTGGGTTTGATCTCCGGTGCTCTGGCAGGCCTTGCTGGTGTCAGCGAAGTCGCTGGCCTCAAAGGCTATCTAACCTCCGATATTTCTCCGGGCTTTGGTTACACTGGTGTCGTGGTCGCCATGCTGGCAGGCCTGTCACCTGTTGGCGTGGTCATTGCTGCTGTGTTCATCGCAGCCGTTTTTGTAGGGGCGGATAGCATGAGCCGCGCCATGGGCGTCTCCAGCTACATTGCTGATCTTGTGGTTGCCATGTCTCTGATCTGCGTACTGATCTCCAGCCTCTTCGTGCGCTTCAAAATCCGCTTTGTACAGCCGAAGAAGACACCGCTTGCAGCCAAAGGGGAGGCGTAA
- a CDS encoding amidohydrolase family protein, with the protein MSLDLLVKNAVLTTGETGVDIAVKAGKITAIEKGITAEAERVIDAQGQLVSAPFVDPHFHMDATLSLGLPRMNESGTLLEGISLWGELKPLLTIDAVVERALRYCDLAVSQGLLAIRTHVDVCDDRLLGVEALLDVKQRIAPYIDLQLVAFPQDGFYRSPTAENNLLRALDMGVDVVGGIPHFERTMEDGARSVKDLMEIAAKRGLRVDMHCDESDDPLSRHIETLAYETQRLGLQGRVTGSHLTSMHSMDNYYVSKLLPLMAEADVCAIANPLINIMLQGRHDTYPKRRGQTRVREMRDYGITVGFGHDCVMDPWYSLGNADMLEVAGMGLHVGQLSSRDDIRYCYEAVTTNSAKIMGLEGYGVKVGGNADFVLLQAEDAIEAIRMKATRLAVVRRGKVIAETAPRITSLSLEGRPKTVNAADYSPSGNTQTGDNTRQTTLAL; encoded by the coding sequence ATGTCTCTGGATTTACTCGTAAAAAACGCAGTTCTGACCACTGGCGAAACAGGTGTCGATATCGCGGTCAAAGCCGGCAAAATCACCGCGATTGAAAAAGGCATCACAGCAGAAGCCGAGCGTGTGATTGATGCGCAGGGCCAGCTGGTTTCAGCACCGTTTGTTGATCCGCATTTCCATATGGATGCCACCCTTTCCCTTGGTCTGCCAAGAATGAACGAGAGCGGCACCTTGCTGGAAGGCATCAGCCTCTGGGGAGAGCTGAAACCGTTATTGACCATTGATGCGGTTGTCGAGCGGGCTCTGCGTTATTGTGATCTGGCAGTCTCTCAGGGTCTGCTGGCTATCAGAACCCACGTGGATGTCTGTGATGATCGCTTGTTGGGTGTGGAAGCCCTGCTGGATGTAAAGCAACGCATTGCGCCTTATATCGATTTGCAGCTGGTCGCTTTCCCGCAAGATGGCTTCTACCGTTCACCAACAGCAGAAAATAACCTGCTCCGCGCATTAGATATGGGCGTGGATGTGGTTGGTGGCATTCCGCATTTTGAGCGCACCATGGAAGACGGCGCCCGCTCCGTGAAGGACCTCATGGAAATTGCAGCAAAACGCGGCCTGCGGGTAGACATGCACTGCGATGAATCTGACGACCCGCTCTCCCGCCACATTGAGACACTGGCTTACGAGACCCAGCGCTTAGGGCTACAGGGCAGGGTAACCGGATCACACCTCACCTCCATGCACTCCATGGACAATTACTACGTCTCCAAGCTGCTGCCTTTGATGGCGGAAGCTGATGTCTGTGCCATCGCCAACCCACTGATCAACATCATGCTTCAGGGCCGCCACGACACCTACCCAAAACGCCGTGGCCAAACCCGTGTACGCGAAATGCGGGACTACGGCATCACCGTCGGCTTCGGTCATGATTGCGTGATGGACCCTTGGTATTCGCTGGGCAACGCCGACATGCTGGAAGTGGCTGGCATGGGCCTGCATGTAGGCCAGCTCTCCAGCCGTGATGACATCCGCTACTGCTATGAGGCTGTCACCACCAACTCCGCAAAGATCATGGGGCTGGAAGGTTACGGCGTCAAAGTCGGCGGCAACGCAGACTTCGTGCTGCTGCAGGCCGAAGACGCAATCGAAGCCATCCGCATGAAGGCAACCCGCCTCGCTGTTGTCCGTCGCGGCAAGGTCATCGCCGAAACCGCCCCACGCATCACCAGCCTCTCGCTGGAAGGTCGCCCAAAAACTGTGAATGCCGCGGATTACTCTCCAAGCGGCAACACCCAAACCGGGGACAACACCCGCCAAACCACCCTTGCGTTATAA
- a CDS encoding ABC transporter ATP-binding protein — MPETKSEHPLLSLQNITKIFGDLVANGNVNLDLHAGEIVALLGENGAGKTTLMNILFGHYVADQGRVMVRHSSGILVDLEPGAPQAALEAGIGMVHQHFTLAENLTGLENIVLGTESLFARRFSRSKARAKLQELMQSSGLEVDLDLRVSKLAVGERQRVEILKALYRDARILVLDEPTAVLTPQESDSLFKTLKLLAAKGMAIIFISHKMAEVLGASDRVAVLRGGKIVADLPTSQCDRHQLAEVMVGHSVQTAERKPGYPEDETLIFKGVSAGEGREQIENVNLTLRKGEIIGLAGVSGNGQSTLAKVISGLETPTAGNVQLNGKPLKASAAAAIKSGVARIPEDRHHDGIVGAMSVEENLVLEEIRKPAYQRFGLLRFNEIRKRAQEAIKAYDIRCSGPLAVSRLLSGGNIQKIVLARTLDQQPDIVLAAQPSRGLDVGATADVHRRLQEARDRGAGVLLISEDLDELFQLSDRIVVIHRGHICEPVETEKLDKKQVGLMMAGHSAKGEQAA; from the coding sequence ATGCCAGAAACTAAGAGTGAGCATCCGCTTCTATCTCTTCAAAACATAACCAAGATCTTTGGTGATCTGGTTGCCAACGGCAACGTCAATCTGGACCTGCATGCAGGGGAAATAGTTGCGTTGCTGGGTGAGAACGGAGCGGGCAAAACTACGCTCATGAATATCCTGTTCGGTCATTATGTGGCTGATCAAGGACGTGTCATGGTACGTCACTCCTCTGGTATTCTGGTAGATCTGGAGCCCGGCGCCCCGCAGGCAGCTCTCGAAGCGGGGATAGGTATGGTTCACCAGCACTTCACGCTGGCTGAGAACCTGACGGGTCTTGAGAACATCGTTCTGGGCACGGAGAGCCTGTTTGCACGCCGCTTCAGCCGCTCCAAAGCACGGGCAAAACTTCAGGAGCTGATGCAAAGTTCCGGCCTTGAAGTGGATCTGGATCTGCGCGTCTCAAAGTTGGCAGTTGGGGAACGACAGCGCGTCGAAATCCTCAAAGCGCTCTATCGCGACGCCCGCATTCTGGTGCTGGACGAACCCACTGCGGTTCTCACGCCACAGGAATCCGATAGTCTTTTCAAAACCTTGAAGCTGCTCGCTGCCAAAGGCATGGCAATCATCTTCATCTCCCACAAGATGGCAGAGGTGCTGGGCGCGTCTGACCGTGTTGCGGTGTTGAGAGGGGGTAAGATTGTTGCGGACCTGCCAACATCGCAGTGTGATCGCCACCAATTGGCTGAGGTGATGGTCGGGCATTCAGTCCAGACCGCAGAACGCAAACCCGGCTATCCAGAAGACGAAACGCTGATTTTTAAAGGTGTCAGTGCTGGAGAGGGCCGCGAGCAGATTGAGAACGTCAATCTCACCCTCCGAAAAGGGGAAATCATCGGCCTGGCAGGTGTCTCTGGCAACGGCCAAAGCACACTGGCAAAGGTCATCTCCGGGTTGGAAACACCAACCGCTGGCAATGTCCAGCTCAATGGCAAACCGCTCAAGGCCAGTGCTGCCGCTGCGATCAAATCCGGCGTGGCCCGCATCCCGGAAGACCGGCATCATGACGGCATTGTCGGTGCCATGTCGGTGGAGGAAAACCTCGTTCTGGAAGAGATCCGCAAGCCTGCCTATCAGCGCTTCGGCCTTCTCCGTTTCAACGAAATTCGCAAGCGCGCTCAAGAGGCTATCAAGGCCTATGACATCCGCTGCTCCGGCCCGCTTGCCGTCTCCCGCCTGCTTTCCGGCGGGAACATCCAAAAGATCGTCCTCGCCAGAACGCTGGACCAGCAACCCGATATCGTGCTTGCCGCACAGCCGTCCCGAGGGCTGGATGTGGGCGCAACAGCTGACGTGCACCGCCGCCTTCAGGAGGCGCGGGACAGAGGCGCTGGCGTCCTTCTCATCTCTGAGGATCTGGACGAACTCTTCCAGTTATCCGACAGGATCGTCGTGATCCACCGCGGGCATATCTGCGAGCCAGTGGAGACGGAAAAGCTGGATAAAAAACAGGTTGGCCTGATGATGGCAGGACATTCCGCAAAAGGGGAACAAGCAGCATGA
- a CDS encoding ABC transporter permease has translation MEYIDILLSANFWAAAIRIATPLIFGVLGALVCERAGVLNLGIEGIFVVGAMCGWMAVWLGAGLWGGVLIAALAGAFFGLLHGILTVPLGLSQHVSGLGITMFATSVSYFTYRTALPKVSSPPRIEAFQPLDIPVLSDLPFIGPALFQQTSMTFLALAMVLLVSYVLYRTPLGLAIRAVGDNPSAVEAQGLSVFALRIGAIMAGSALMALGGAFLTMSAFDAFFFGMINGRGWICIALVVFASWRPGKALLGALLFGAFDAFQIRLQNEVGAVIPSQVFLMIPYLLSIVALVLVARKADYPRALLQPYFRGQR, from the coding sequence ATGGAATATATTGATATTCTTCTCTCTGCCAACTTCTGGGCTGCCGCCATCCGCATCGCCACTCCGCTCATCTTCGGTGTGCTCGGCGCGCTGGTCTGCGAGCGGGCAGGGGTATTGAACCTCGGTATTGAGGGCATCTTCGTGGTTGGGGCCATGTGCGGCTGGATGGCAGTCTGGCTCGGCGCTGGCCTCTGGGGCGGTGTTCTCATCGCAGCACTGGCAGGCGCGTTCTTTGGTCTGCTCCATGGTATTCTCACCGTGCCACTGGGCCTGTCACAGCACGTCTCCGGCCTCGGCATAACCATGTTTGCCACATCGGTCAGCTACTTCACGTATCGTACGGCGCTGCCAAAAGTCTCCAGCCCTCCGCGAATTGAAGCGTTCCAACCGCTTGATATTCCGGTACTGTCTGACCTGCCATTCATCGGTCCGGCCCTGTTCCAGCAAACCTCCATGACCTTCCTGGCGCTCGCCATGGTCCTGCTTGTCAGCTACGTGCTCTATCGCACTCCGCTTGGCCTCGCGATCCGGGCCGTAGGCGACAATCCATCCGCTGTGGAAGCGCAGGGCCTCTCCGTTTTTGCACTGCGCATCGGCGCAATCATGGCTGGGTCTGCGCTCATGGCACTGGGCGGCGCTTTCCTCACCATGTCCGCCTTCGATGCCTTCTTCTTCGGCATGATCAACGGACGCGGCTGGATCTGCATCGCGCTGGTGGTGTTTGCAAGCTGGAGGCCCGGCAAAGCCTTACTGGGCGCACTGTTATTTGGCGCGTTTGACGCCTTCCAAATCCGCCTGCAAAACGAAGTTGGCGCGGTGATCCCCTCTCAGGTCTTCCTGATGATCCCGTATCTGCTTTCCATCGTGGCGCTGGTGCTTGTAGCCCGCAAAGCAGACTACCCACGCGCACTCCTGCAACCTTATTTCCGTGGTCAGCGTTAA